Proteins from a single region of Ziziphus jujuba cultivar Dongzao chromosome 1, ASM3175591v1:
- the LOC107417421 gene encoding pentatricopeptide repeat-containing protein At5g66520 isoform X1: MAALAPASLPTPFTKNRIPATSTLVLLQMCQNFQEIRQVHAQLVVSGLLHCPPNAGRLLESYATLSHLDYDLSIFNATPCPDVFAYNTIIRGLTLGKDPYHSLLMYNQFLLDGLYPDNYTYTFVLKACSQLKAISEGKQVHCQILKAGTPPDTYINSSLISMYMNSGNLSCAEHVLAEFSQENTLANNSIISGYLSQGFVERARTVFNNMAAKDVASWSAMITGYTKNGLYAEALTIFQEMMVSQVCPNESTFVSSLSACAHMGALDQGRLIHAYINKIGAKITVKLGTALIDMYAKCGSIKCSYKTFRRMAHRDIVAWGAIISGFAMHGEACKCFELFDEMVAQGIQPNEVIFVAILSACRHAGCVELGHRYFYQMVHDFGITPSIEHYGCMVDLLGRAGHLAEAEEFILAMPEEPNSIIWGAILSACRTYSGQKIGNLAFRHLAELEPMSGDRYKLAGQMFSYAGEKENATRIRKFIKENDLGTTRGLSFIEVGCVITEFVSGKVDHRRGSEIHRMLETINRQLEIGRQ, from the coding sequence ATGGCTGCTCTAGCACCTGCTTCTCTTCCAACTCCATTCACAAAGAATAGGATTCCAGCCACCTCCACCTTAGTTTTGCTTCAAATGTGCCAAAACTTCCAGGAGATAAGACAAGTACATGCCCAATTGGTTGTTTCGGGACTCCTTCACTGCCCTCCAAACGCAGGGAGGCTCCTGGAGTCCTATGCGACCTTATCACACCTTGACTATGACTTGTCAATTTTCAATGCAACGCCTTGCCCTGATGTGTTCGCCTACAACACCATCATCAGAGGCCTCACACTGGGTAAGGATCCCTATCATTCCCTGCTCATGTATAATCAATTCTTACTAGATGGTTTATACCCAGATAATTACACCTATACCTTTGTCCTCAAAGCATGTTCTCAATTGAAGGCAATCTCTGAAGGAAAACAAGTGCACTGCCAGATACTCAAAGCCGGAACACCACCAGATACTTACATTAACAGCTCACTGATAAGCATGTACATGAATTCAGGTAACTTGAGTTGTGCAGAACATGTTCTTGCAGAATTCTCACAAGAGAACACACTCGCTAACAATTCTATAATTTCGGGGTACCTTAGTCAGGGATTTGTTGAGAGAGCTCGAACAGTTTTCAATAACATGGCAGCGAAAGATGTTGCATCTTGGAGTGCAATGATAACAGGATATACAAAGAATGGTCTTTATGCAGAAGCCTTGACTATTTTTCAAGAAATGATGGTTTCCCAAGTTTGTCCAAATGAATCAACATTTGTGAGCTCATTGTCTGCCTGTGCCCACATGGGAGCTCTAGACCAAGGAAGATTGATACATgcatatatcaataaaattggCGCTAAGATTACCGTTAAGCTGGGTACTGCTCTCATAGACATGTATGCCAAGTGTGGCAGCATCAAATGTAGTTATAAAACCTTTAGAAGAATGGCTCACAGAGACATAGTTGCATGGGGAGCTATCATTTCTGGGTTTGCAATGCATGGTGAAGCCTGTAAATGTTTTGAACTGTTTGATGAGATGGTTGCCCAAGGGATTCAACCAAATGAAGTCATCTTCGTGGCCATTTTATCGGCTTGCCGGCATGCTGGATGTGTTGAACTTGGGCATCGCTACTTCTATCAAATGGTGCATGATTTTGGGATCACACCATCTATTGAACATTATGGATGCATGGTCGACCTCCTTGGACGTGCCGGACATTTGGCAGAGGCAGAAGAATTCATCTTGGCAATGCCAGAAGAACCCAATTCAATAATTTGGGGTGCAATACTTAGTGCTTGTCGGACTTATAGTGGCCAGAAGATAGGGAATCTCGCATTCAGGCATCTAGCAGAGCTTGAACCAATGTCTGGCGACCGGTATAAACTTGCGGGGCAAATGTTCAGTTATGCAGGGGAGAAGGAAAATGCAACTAGAATTAGGAAgtttattaaagaaaatgatTTGGGGACAACCCGTGGTTTGAGCTTCATCGAAGTTGGTTGTGTTATCACAGAATTTGTATCTGGGAAGGTTGATCATAGAAGAGGAAGTGAAATCCACAGGATGTTGGAAACCATTAACAGGCAATTAGAGATCGGTAGACAGTGA
- the LOC107417437 gene encoding actin-related protein 8 isoform X3: protein MATLLLKKVWESVSNRSSISNSNSQRRHRSSHDDSSSSSFSSSIGAFDQIPSDILMQILRLLGPKEAAKMSVVCKLWKSLVSDDRLWIFFLQNRQDQHDSFDSIIFAETYLRSGAPLQALSGQLTEFSMMGIYGQRMLVPGSVIIDGGSGYCKFGWSKYACPSGRSATFLEFGNIESPMYSRLRQFFATIYSSRMQVKPSSQPVVLSIPICHYDDTEAAKASRRQLKEAIYTTLFDMNVPAVCAINQAILALYAARRTSGIVVNIGFQVTSIVPILNGKVMRKVGVEVVGLGALKLTGFLRELMQKNNLNFESLYTVRTLKENLCYVAADYEAELCKDTKASFKSGEGWFTLSKERFQTGEILFQPQIAGVRAMGLPQAVALCMDHCHAAELTGDDTWFKTIVLSGGTACLPGLAG, encoded by the exons atGGCTACGTTGTTGTTGAAGAAAGTTTGGGAATCGGTTTCCAACCGTTCTTCGATTTCCAACTCCAATTCACAGCGACGGCATCGTTCTTCCCACGACGACTCGTCGTCTTCGTCGTTTTCGTCGTCTATAGGGGCATTCGATCAAATACCGTCTGATATATTGATGCAAATACTGAGATTGCTTGGTCCAAAGGAAGCTGCGAAGATGAGCGTCGTCTGCAAGTTATGGAAGTCTCTCGTTTCCGATGATCGGCTCTGGATTTTCTTCCTCCAGAATCGGCAGGACCAGCACGATTCGTTCGACTCCATTATCTTCGCTGAAACCTATTTGAGATCCGGTGCCCCACTTCA AGCATTGTCTGGTCAGCTCACAGAGTTTTCGATGATGGGTATTTATGGTCAGCGTATGCTAGTTCCGGGTTCTGTCATTATTGATG GTGGCTCTGGCTATTGCAAATTTGGCTGGAGCAAATATGCTTGTCCATCTGGGAGGTCAGCAACTTTTTTG GAATTTGGTAACATCGAGTCTCCAATGTACTCTAGACTTAGGCAGTTTTTTGCAACTATTTACAGCAG CAGGATGCAGGTGAAACCGTCTTCTCAGCCAGTGGTTTTGTCAATACCGATCTGCCATTATGATG ATACCGAAGCTGCCAAAGCATCAAGACGTCAGCTCAAAGAAGCCATATATACAACCCTCTTCGACATGAATGTTCCTGCTGTTTGTGCAATTAATCAG GCAATTTTAGCTTTGTATGCAGCCAGAAGAACTTCAGGAATTGTTGTAAATATTGGGTTTCAGGTCACATCTATTGTCCCAA TTCTGAATGGTAAAGTAATGCGCAAGGTGGGCGTGGAAGTTGTGGGATTGGGAGCATTAAAACTTACCGGGTTTCTTAGAGAGTTGATGCAGAAgaacaatttaaattttgaatcatTGTATACTGTTCGAACATTAAAAGAG AATCTTTGTTATGTTGCTGCTGATTATGAAGCTGAACTCTGTAAAGATACAAAAGCATCATTTAAATCAGGAGAAGGTTGGTTTACCCTTTCAAAGGAACGGTTTCAAACAGGAGAAATCTTATTCCAGCCACAAATTGCAGGAGT GCGAGCAATGGGTTTGCCCCAGGCTGTAGCACTTTGTATGGATCATTGCCATGCAGCCGAATTAACCGGTGATGACACTTGGTTCAAGACTATTGTATTGTCAGGAGGAACTGCATGTTTACCAGGATTGGCAG GTTAG
- the LOC107417421 gene encoding pentatricopeptide repeat-containing protein At3g62890 isoform X3 codes for MRPYHTLTMTCQFSMQRLALMCSPTTPSSEASHWAISEGKQVHCQILKAGTPPDTYINSSLISMYMNSGNLSCAEHVLAEFSQENTLANNSIISGYLSQGFVERARTVFNNMAAKDVASWSAMITGYTKNGLYAEALTIFQEMMVSQVCPNESTFVSSLSACAHMGALDQGRLIHAYINKIGAKITVKLGTALIDMYAKCGSIKCSYKTFRRMAHRDIVAWGAIISGFAMHGEACKCFELFDEMVAQGIQPNEVIFVAILSACRHAGCVELGHRYFYQMVHDFGITPSIEHYGCMVDLLGRAGHLAEAEEFILAMPEEPNSIIWGAILSACRTYSGQKIGNLAFRHLAELEPMSGDRYKLAGQMFSYAGEKENATRIRKFIKENDLGTTRGLSFIEVGCVITEFVSGKVDHRRGSEIHRMLETINRQLEIGRQ; via the exons ATGCGACCTTATCACACCTTGACTATGACTTGTCAATTTTCAATGCAACGCCTTGCCCTGATGTGTTCGCCTACAACACCATCATCAGAGGCCTCACACTGG GCAATCTCTGAAGGAAAACAAGTGCACTGCCAGATACTCAAAGCCGGAACACCACCAGATACTTACATTAACAGCTCACTGATAAGCATGTACATGAATTCAGGTAACTTGAGTTGTGCAGAACATGTTCTTGCAGAATTCTCACAAGAGAACACACTCGCTAACAATTCTATAATTTCGGGGTACCTTAGTCAGGGATTTGTTGAGAGAGCTCGAACAGTTTTCAATAACATGGCAGCGAAAGATGTTGCATCTTGGAGTGCAATGATAACAGGATATACAAAGAATGGTCTTTATGCAGAAGCCTTGACTATTTTTCAAGAAATGATGGTTTCCCAAGTTTGTCCAAATGAATCAACATTTGTGAGCTCATTGTCTGCCTGTGCCCACATGGGAGCTCTAGACCAAGGAAGATTGATACATgcatatatcaataaaattggCGCTAAGATTACCGTTAAGCTGGGTACTGCTCTCATAGACATGTATGCCAAGTGTGGCAGCATCAAATGTAGTTATAAAACCTTTAGAAGAATGGCTCACAGAGACATAGTTGCATGGGGAGCTATCATTTCTGGGTTTGCAATGCATGGTGAAGCCTGTAAATGTTTTGAACTGTTTGATGAGATGGTTGCCCAAGGGATTCAACCAAATGAAGTCATCTTCGTGGCCATTTTATCGGCTTGCCGGCATGCTGGATGTGTTGAACTTGGGCATCGCTACTTCTATCAAATGGTGCATGATTTTGGGATCACACCATCTATTGAACATTATGGATGCATGGTCGACCTCCTTGGACGTGCCGGACATTTGGCAGAGGCAGAAGAATTCATCTTGGCAATGCCAGAAGAACCCAATTCAATAATTTGGGGTGCAATACTTAGTGCTTGTCGGACTTATAGTGGCCAGAAGATAGGGAATCTCGCATTCAGGCATCTAGCAGAGCTTGAACCAATGTCTGGCGACCGGTATAAACTTGCGGGGCAAATGTTCAGTTATGCAGGGGAGAAGGAAAATGCAACTAGAATTAGGAAgtttattaaagaaaatgatTTGGGGACAACCCGTGGTTTGAGCTTCATCGAAGTTGGTTGTGTTATCACAGAATTTGTATCTGGGAAGGTTGATCATAGAAGAGGAAGTGAAATCCACAGGATGTTGGAAACCATTAACAGGCAATTAGAGATCGGTAGACAGTGA
- the LOC107417437 gene encoding actin-related protein 8 isoform X1, with the protein MATLLLKKVWESVSNRSSISNSNSQRRHRSSHDDSSSSSFSSSIGAFDQIPSDILMQILRLLGPKEAAKMSVVCKLWKSLVSDDRLWIFFLQNRQDQHDSFDSIIFAETYLRSGAPLQALSGQLTEFSMMGIYGQRMLVPGSVIIDGGSGYCKFGWSKYACPSGRSATFLEFGNIESPMYSRLRQFFATIYSSRMQVKPSSQPVVLSIPICHYDDTEAAKASRRQLKEAIYTTLFDMNVPAVCAINQAILALYAARRTSGIVVNIGFQVTSIVPILNGKVMRKVGVEVVGLGALKLTGFLRELMQKNNLNFESLYTVRTLKENLCYVAADYEAELCKDTKASFKSGEGWFTLSKERFQTGEILFQPQIAGVRAMGLPQAVALCMDHCHAAELTGDDTWFKTIVLSGGTACLPGLAGRLEKELHELCSPSLSSGITVVPPPYGTDTAWFGAKFISNLSTFPRNWCMTKKQFRRKSRANLIW; encoded by the exons atGGCTACGTTGTTGTTGAAGAAAGTTTGGGAATCGGTTTCCAACCGTTCTTCGATTTCCAACTCCAATTCACAGCGACGGCATCGTTCTTCCCACGACGACTCGTCGTCTTCGTCGTTTTCGTCGTCTATAGGGGCATTCGATCAAATACCGTCTGATATATTGATGCAAATACTGAGATTGCTTGGTCCAAAGGAAGCTGCGAAGATGAGCGTCGTCTGCAAGTTATGGAAGTCTCTCGTTTCCGATGATCGGCTCTGGATTTTCTTCCTCCAGAATCGGCAGGACCAGCACGATTCGTTCGACTCCATTATCTTCGCTGAAACCTATTTGAGATCCGGTGCCCCACTTCA AGCATTGTCTGGTCAGCTCACAGAGTTTTCGATGATGGGTATTTATGGTCAGCGTATGCTAGTTCCGGGTTCTGTCATTATTGATG GTGGCTCTGGCTATTGCAAATTTGGCTGGAGCAAATATGCTTGTCCATCTGGGAGGTCAGCAACTTTTTTG GAATTTGGTAACATCGAGTCTCCAATGTACTCTAGACTTAGGCAGTTTTTTGCAACTATTTACAGCAG CAGGATGCAGGTGAAACCGTCTTCTCAGCCAGTGGTTTTGTCAATACCGATCTGCCATTATGATG ATACCGAAGCTGCCAAAGCATCAAGACGTCAGCTCAAAGAAGCCATATATACAACCCTCTTCGACATGAATGTTCCTGCTGTTTGTGCAATTAATCAG GCAATTTTAGCTTTGTATGCAGCCAGAAGAACTTCAGGAATTGTTGTAAATATTGGGTTTCAGGTCACATCTATTGTCCCAA TTCTGAATGGTAAAGTAATGCGCAAGGTGGGCGTGGAAGTTGTGGGATTGGGAGCATTAAAACTTACCGGGTTTCTTAGAGAGTTGATGCAGAAgaacaatttaaattttgaatcatTGTATACTGTTCGAACATTAAAAGAG AATCTTTGTTATGTTGCTGCTGATTATGAAGCTGAACTCTGTAAAGATACAAAAGCATCATTTAAATCAGGAGAAGGTTGGTTTACCCTTTCAAAGGAACGGTTTCAAACAGGAGAAATCTTATTCCAGCCACAAATTGCAGGAGT GCGAGCAATGGGTTTGCCCCAGGCTGTAGCACTTTGTATGGATCATTGCCATGCAGCCGAATTAACCGGTGATGACACTTGGTTCAAGACTATTGTATTGTCAGGAGGAACTGCATGTTTACCAGGATTGGCAG GCAGGTTAGAGAAGGAACTGCATGAACTTTGCTCACCATCTCTGTCCAGTGGCATTACAGTCGTTCCCCCTCCATATGGTACAGATACTGCATGGTTTGGGGCAAAGTTTATCAGCAAT TTGAGCACCTTCCCTCGTAATTGGTGCATGACAAAGAAGCAGTTTCGGCGGAAATCCAGAGCGAATCTCATTTGGTGA
- the LOC107417437 gene encoding actin-related protein 8 isoform X2, with protein MATLLLKKVWESVSNRSSISNSNSQRRHRSSHDDSSSSSFSSSIGAFDQIPSDILMQILRLLGPKEAAKMSVVCKLWKSLVSDDRLWIFFLQNRQDQHDSFDSIIFAETYLRSGAPLQALSGQLTEFSMMGIYGQRMLVPGSVIIDGGSGYCKFGWSKYACPSGRSATFLEFGNIESPMYSRLRQFFATIYSRMQVKPSSQPVVLSIPICHYDDTEAAKASRRQLKEAIYTTLFDMNVPAVCAINQAILALYAARRTSGIVVNIGFQVTSIVPILNGKVMRKVGVEVVGLGALKLTGFLRELMQKNNLNFESLYTVRTLKENLCYVAADYEAELCKDTKASFKSGEGWFTLSKERFQTGEILFQPQIAGVRAMGLPQAVALCMDHCHAAELTGDDTWFKTIVLSGGTACLPGLAGRLEKELHELCSPSLSSGITVVPPPYGTDTAWFGAKFISNLSTFPRNWCMTKKQFRRKSRANLIW; from the exons atGGCTACGTTGTTGTTGAAGAAAGTTTGGGAATCGGTTTCCAACCGTTCTTCGATTTCCAACTCCAATTCACAGCGACGGCATCGTTCTTCCCACGACGACTCGTCGTCTTCGTCGTTTTCGTCGTCTATAGGGGCATTCGATCAAATACCGTCTGATATATTGATGCAAATACTGAGATTGCTTGGTCCAAAGGAAGCTGCGAAGATGAGCGTCGTCTGCAAGTTATGGAAGTCTCTCGTTTCCGATGATCGGCTCTGGATTTTCTTCCTCCAGAATCGGCAGGACCAGCACGATTCGTTCGACTCCATTATCTTCGCTGAAACCTATTTGAGATCCGGTGCCCCACTTCA AGCATTGTCTGGTCAGCTCACAGAGTTTTCGATGATGGGTATTTATGGTCAGCGTATGCTAGTTCCGGGTTCTGTCATTATTGATG GTGGCTCTGGCTATTGCAAATTTGGCTGGAGCAAATATGCTTGTCCATCTGGGAGGTCAGCAACTTTTTTG GAATTTGGTAACATCGAGTCTCCAATGTACTCTAGACTTAGGCAGTTTTTTGCAACTATTTACAGCAG GATGCAGGTGAAACCGTCTTCTCAGCCAGTGGTTTTGTCAATACCGATCTGCCATTATGATG ATACCGAAGCTGCCAAAGCATCAAGACGTCAGCTCAAAGAAGCCATATATACAACCCTCTTCGACATGAATGTTCCTGCTGTTTGTGCAATTAATCAG GCAATTTTAGCTTTGTATGCAGCCAGAAGAACTTCAGGAATTGTTGTAAATATTGGGTTTCAGGTCACATCTATTGTCCCAA TTCTGAATGGTAAAGTAATGCGCAAGGTGGGCGTGGAAGTTGTGGGATTGGGAGCATTAAAACTTACCGGGTTTCTTAGAGAGTTGATGCAGAAgaacaatttaaattttgaatcatTGTATACTGTTCGAACATTAAAAGAG AATCTTTGTTATGTTGCTGCTGATTATGAAGCTGAACTCTGTAAAGATACAAAAGCATCATTTAAATCAGGAGAAGGTTGGTTTACCCTTTCAAAGGAACGGTTTCAAACAGGAGAAATCTTATTCCAGCCACAAATTGCAGGAGT GCGAGCAATGGGTTTGCCCCAGGCTGTAGCACTTTGTATGGATCATTGCCATGCAGCCGAATTAACCGGTGATGACACTTGGTTCAAGACTATTGTATTGTCAGGAGGAACTGCATGTTTACCAGGATTGGCAG GCAGGTTAGAGAAGGAACTGCATGAACTTTGCTCACCATCTCTGTCCAGTGGCATTACAGTCGTTCCCCCTCCATATGGTACAGATACTGCATGGTTTGGGGCAAAGTTTATCAGCAAT TTGAGCACCTTCCCTCGTAATTGGTGCATGACAAAGAAGCAGTTTCGGCGGAAATCCAGAGCGAATCTCATTTGGTGA
- the LOC107417186 gene encoding photosystem I reaction center subunit V, chloroplastic — protein sequence MAASASSTLLFTPATIQKNNNTISPSNITFQGLKPLITKPNTRLSLNNFTASRSRTSSVVVKAELNPSLVISLSTGLSLFLGRFVFFSFQRENVAKQGLPEQNGVTHFEAGDTRAKEYVSLLKSNDPVGFNIVDVLAWGSIGHIVAYYILATSSNGYDPKFFG from the coding sequence ATGGCAGCCTCAGCTTCCTCAACCTTGTTATTCACACCAGCCACAATCCAAAAGAACAACAACACCATCTCACCCTCAAACATAACCTTCCAGGGTCTCAAGCCACTCATCACCAAGCCAAACACCAGGTTGAGCCTCAACAACTTCACAGCTTCCAGGAGTAGGACTAGCAGTGTTGTAGTGAAAGCAGAGCTCAACCCATCTCTAGTCATCAGCCTCAGCACTGGTCTGTCACTCTTCCTTGGTAGGTTCGTATTCTTCAGCTTCCAGAGAGAAAACGTGGCCAAACAGGGTTTGCCGGAGCAGAATGGTGTAACCCACTTCGAGGCAGGGGATACCAGAGCTAAAGAGTACGTGAGCCTTCTGAAATCCAATGACCCTGTTGGTTTCAACATTGTTGATGTTCTTGCTTGGGGTTCTATTGGTCATATTGTTGCTTACTACATCTTGGCAACCTCTAGCAATGGCTACGATCCCAAATTCTTTGGCTGA
- the LOC107417421 gene encoding pentatricopeptide repeat-containing protein At1g08070, chloroplastic isoform X2: MAALAPASLPTPFTKNRIPATSTLVLLQMCQNFQEIRQVHAQLVVSGLLHCPPNAGRLLESYATLSHLDYDLSIFNATPCPDVFAYNTIIRGLTLACSQLKAISEGKQVHCQILKAGTPPDTYINSSLISMYMNSGNLSCAEHVLAEFSQENTLANNSIISGYLSQGFVERARTVFNNMAAKDVASWSAMITGYTKNGLYAEALTIFQEMMVSQVCPNESTFVSSLSACAHMGALDQGRLIHAYINKIGAKITVKLGTALIDMYAKCGSIKCSYKTFRRMAHRDIVAWGAIISGFAMHGEACKCFELFDEMVAQGIQPNEVIFVAILSACRHAGCVELGHRYFYQMVHDFGITPSIEHYGCMVDLLGRAGHLAEAEEFILAMPEEPNSIIWGAILSACRTYSGQKIGNLAFRHLAELEPMSGDRYKLAGQMFSYAGEKENATRIRKFIKENDLGTTRGLSFIEVGCVITEFVSGKVDHRRGSEIHRMLETINRQLEIGRQ; this comes from the exons ATGGCTGCTCTAGCACCTGCTTCTCTTCCAACTCCATTCACAAAGAATAGGATTCCAGCCACCTCCACCTTAGTTTTGCTTCAAATGTGCCAAAACTTCCAGGAGATAAGACAAGTACATGCCCAATTGGTTGTTTCGGGACTCCTTCACTGCCCTCCAAACGCAGGGAGGCTCCTGGAGTCCTATGCGACCTTATCACACCTTGACTATGACTTGTCAATTTTCAATGCAACGCCTTGCCCTGATGTGTTCGCCTACAACACCATCATCAGAGGCCTCACACTGG CATGTTCTCAATTGAAGGCAATCTCTGAAGGAAAACAAGTGCACTGCCAGATACTCAAAGCCGGAACACCACCAGATACTTACATTAACAGCTCACTGATAAGCATGTACATGAATTCAGGTAACTTGAGTTGTGCAGAACATGTTCTTGCAGAATTCTCACAAGAGAACACACTCGCTAACAATTCTATAATTTCGGGGTACCTTAGTCAGGGATTTGTTGAGAGAGCTCGAACAGTTTTCAATAACATGGCAGCGAAAGATGTTGCATCTTGGAGTGCAATGATAACAGGATATACAAAGAATGGTCTTTATGCAGAAGCCTTGACTATTTTTCAAGAAATGATGGTTTCCCAAGTTTGTCCAAATGAATCAACATTTGTGAGCTCATTGTCTGCCTGTGCCCACATGGGAGCTCTAGACCAAGGAAGATTGATACATgcatatatcaataaaattggCGCTAAGATTACCGTTAAGCTGGGTACTGCTCTCATAGACATGTATGCCAAGTGTGGCAGCATCAAATGTAGTTATAAAACCTTTAGAAGAATGGCTCACAGAGACATAGTTGCATGGGGAGCTATCATTTCTGGGTTTGCAATGCATGGTGAAGCCTGTAAATGTTTTGAACTGTTTGATGAGATGGTTGCCCAAGGGATTCAACCAAATGAAGTCATCTTCGTGGCCATTTTATCGGCTTGCCGGCATGCTGGATGTGTTGAACTTGGGCATCGCTACTTCTATCAAATGGTGCATGATTTTGGGATCACACCATCTATTGAACATTATGGATGCATGGTCGACCTCCTTGGACGTGCCGGACATTTGGCAGAGGCAGAAGAATTCATCTTGGCAATGCCAGAAGAACCCAATTCAATAATTTGGGGTGCAATACTTAGTGCTTGTCGGACTTATAGTGGCCAGAAGATAGGGAATCTCGCATTCAGGCATCTAGCAGAGCTTGAACCAATGTCTGGCGACCGGTATAAACTTGCGGGGCAAATGTTCAGTTATGCAGGGGAGAAGGAAAATGCAACTAGAATTAGGAAgtttattaaagaaaatgatTTGGGGACAACCCGTGGTTTGAGCTTCATCGAAGTTGGTTGTGTTATCACAGAATTTGTATCTGGGAAGGTTGATCATAGAAGAGGAAGTGAAATCCACAGGATGTTGGAAACCATTAACAGGCAATTAGAGATCGGTAGACAGTGA